A genomic segment from Geitlerinema sp. PCC 7407 encodes:
- the mnmA gene encoding tRNA 2-thiouridine(34) synthase MnmA, translating to MNKVVVGLSGGVDSSVAAALLHRQGREVVGMTLWLMKGKGQCCSEGMVDAAFICEQLGVAHHIVDTREVFAANIVDYLVSGYEAGVTPLPCSQCNKAVKFGPMLTYAKETLGIDTIATGHYARIVYNPETGRQELHRAVDRSKDQTYFLYDLSQEILAGTCFPLGELTKAETRQLAAEFGLKTAQKPESQDLCLIESHGSMRSFLDKYITPQKGEIVDQDGRVLGEHEGIHHYTIGQRKGLGVAAAQPLYVIALDPARNRVIVGDRASAHDPECTVQRVNWVSITAPTAPIRAEVQVRYRTPPTPATVIPLDGGDRVRIVFDEPQFSITPGQAAVWYDGEVLLGGGIIELKEKSPVT from the coding sequence ATGAATAAGGTCGTTGTTGGTCTCTCGGGTGGTGTTGATAGTTCCGTGGCCGCGGCCCTGCTCCATCGTCAGGGGCGGGAGGTGGTCGGGATGACCCTGTGGTTGATGAAAGGCAAGGGCCAGTGCTGTTCGGAAGGAATGGTGGACGCGGCCTTTATCTGTGAGCAGCTAGGCGTGGCTCACCACATCGTGGACACCCGCGAGGTCTTTGCGGCCAACATCGTGGACTATCTGGTGTCGGGCTACGAAGCGGGCGTGACGCCGCTGCCCTGCTCTCAGTGCAACAAGGCGGTCAAGTTTGGCCCGATGCTGACCTACGCCAAGGAAACCCTGGGCATCGACACGATCGCCACAGGCCACTATGCCCGCATTGTCTACAACCCCGAAACGGGCCGCCAAGAGCTGCACCGAGCCGTCGATCGCAGCAAAGACCAAACCTATTTTCTCTACGACCTCAGCCAGGAAATCTTGGCCGGGACGTGCTTCCCCCTGGGCGAGCTGACCAAAGCTGAAACGCGCCAGCTAGCGGCAGAATTTGGCCTAAAAACGGCCCAAAAGCCCGAAAGCCAGGATTTGTGCCTCATTGAGAGCCACGGCTCCATGCGATCGTTCTTGGACAAGTACATCACGCCCCAAAAAGGCGAAATCGTCGACCAGGACGGTCGGGTGCTCGGAGAGCACGAAGGCATCCACCACTACACCATCGGCCAGCGCAAAGGCTTGGGCGTGGCGGCGGCGCAGCCCCTGTACGTGATCGCTCTCGATCCGGCGCGCAACCGGGTGATCGTGGGCGATCGCGCCAGCGCTCACGACCCAGAATGCACCGTCCAGCGGGTCAACTGGGTCTCGATCACCGCGCCCACTGCCCCTATCCGGGCAGAGGTGCAGGTGCGCTACCGGACGCCGCCGACTCCGGCGACGGTGATTCCTCTTGATGGGGGCGATCGCGTCCGAATTGTCTTTGATGAGCCCCAGTTCAGCATCACGCCGGGACAGGCCGCTGTTTGGTATGACGGCGAGGTTCTCCTGGGCGGCGGCATCATCGAGCTGAAAGAAAAAAGCCCTGTGACTTAG
- the sat gene encoding sulfate adenylyltransferase has product MSQHIDGISPHGGHLVQRVATAAERQEFLQQADRLPRVQLDERATSDLVMIAIGGFSPLNGFMEQDDYESVVTDMHLANGLPWSIPITLSVSEEAAEPLKEGGWVRLDDQNGRFIGVLELTQKYRYNKVHEATNVYRTDEEKHPGVKVVYEQGPINLAGPIWLLEREPHPLFPSYQVDPLQSRALFKEKGWKTIVGFQTRNPIHRAHEYIQKCALETVDGLFLHPLVGATKSDDIPADVRMRCYEIMLENYFPKDRVILAINPSAMRYAGPREAIFHALIRKNYGCTHFIVGRDHAGVGDYYGTYDAQHLFDEFDPAALGIVPMKFEHAFYCTRTQTMATTKTSPSSPAERIHLSGTKVRELLRSGQLPPPEFSRPEVAAELIRAMRETVEA; this is encoded by the coding sequence TTGAGTCAACACATCGATGGCATCTCTCCCCATGGAGGGCACCTAGTTCAGCGCGTTGCCACTGCCGCTGAGCGTCAAGAATTCCTGCAGCAGGCCGATCGCCTGCCCCGAGTGCAGCTCGATGAGCGAGCCACCTCCGACCTCGTCATGATTGCCATTGGCGGCTTTAGCCCGCTCAACGGCTTCATGGAGCAGGACGACTACGAATCCGTCGTCACCGACATGCACCTGGCAAACGGCTTGCCCTGGAGCATCCCCATTACCCTGTCTGTCAGCGAAGAAGCCGCAGAACCGCTCAAAGAGGGCGGCTGGGTGCGCCTAGACGACCAAAATGGGCGCTTTATCGGGGTTCTGGAGTTGACCCAGAAGTACCGGTACAACAAGGTCCACGAGGCCACGAACGTCTACCGCACCGACGAAGAGAAGCACCCCGGTGTCAAGGTCGTCTATGAGCAAGGCCCCATCAACTTGGCAGGCCCCATCTGGCTGCTCGAGCGTGAGCCCCATCCTCTGTTCCCCAGCTATCAGGTGGATCCCCTCCAGTCCCGCGCCCTGTTCAAGGAAAAAGGCTGGAAGACCATTGTGGGCTTCCAAACCCGCAACCCCATTCACCGAGCCCACGAGTACATCCAAAAGTGTGCCCTCGAAACGGTGGATGGCCTGTTCCTGCACCCCTTGGTCGGCGCTACCAAGAGTGACGACATCCCGGCGGATGTGCGGATGCGCTGCTACGAGATCATGCTGGAGAACTACTTCCCCAAAGACCGCGTGATCTTGGCGATTAATCCTTCGGCGATGCGCTACGCTGGTCCTCGGGAGGCGATCTTCCACGCCCTGATCCGGAAGAACTATGGCTGTACGCACTTCATCGTGGGCCGCGACCACGCGGGCGTGGGCGACTACTACGGCACCTATGACGCTCAGCATCTGTTTGATGAGTTTGATCCGGCGGCTCTGGGCATTGTGCCGATGAAGTTTGAGCACGCGTTCTACTGCACGCGCACCCAGACAATGGCGACGACCAAGACCAGCCCTAGCTCGCCTGCTGAGCGCATTCACCTGTCCGGCACAAAGGTGCGAGAGCTGCTGCGCAGCGGTCAGCTACCGCCGCCGGAGTTCTCTCGTCCGGAAGTTGCTGCGGAACTCATTCGAGCTATGCGAGAAACGGTGGAGGCCTAG
- a CDS encoding caspase family protein encodes MGLKRRSFLRRSGLALAVLGASDLMGLVPGWQRSYEVLAKPTSRKLALLVGINQYSPEVYDRSVAKAALSGCLTDVEMQKDLLCSRFGFLPADVLTLTNQQATRANIEAAFLSHLTEQARPGDVVLFHFSGYGGQVRLVESLAEAIAPAESSDDGLDGRLQMSLVPYDGLLPAAALPVVNDLTEETLLLLLRSLSTQQVVTVLDTGYRAHTSGLLGNFRVRARSQVIQGYLGPEAIAFQDSLLSQLKSSRDQTRVRRLFGQLPGVVLSAASPPTAVSSGPLSARPLNQAIAFEGQWDGFSAGLFTYALTQRLWWSTPATTLQVSLAHTAETLEYWLGQTPPLQISGQQDRTVAPLPYGSPQPATGADGVVVAVEEDAKAGQVWLGGVPGAVIEHYGVGSLVSLVSEEPTDALAPLPAKSQLLQVQSRSGLKAKVRCLEARSEQPLQAGQMIHETVRVLPRQVNLVVAMDANLERIERVDATSAFSAMPHTTSVNAGEQPADCLFGCLAPPPSASKDVARLGATPAGGYGLLSLGRVPIPGTVGEGGEAVKTAVQRLRPNLRSLLAAKLLRMTCNEGSSRLGVQASLEIVTPGPQLLATQTPRRSPWSLPPAKTLSEAGPAMPVVAAGSRLQFRILNFSDRPVHYLLLLFDSSGSPLVLYSPFVPVDPSNGQPRRTLNDDQIAPGETIVLPQPTGKFEWIVDGPVGVAQTYLVCSRQPFTQTLTVLEGRMRSRGDLQRFDTPDNPLEIAQALIEDLHQASAPTAQSLGVETDGYALDVNQWATLGFVYQVV; translated from the coding sequence GTGGGACTAAAACGGCGAAGCTTTCTCCGGCGATCGGGTTTGGCCCTGGCGGTTTTGGGAGCCAGTGACCTGATGGGGCTCGTGCCTGGATGGCAGCGCTCCTATGAGGTGTTGGCGAAGCCCACCAGCCGGAAGCTGGCGCTTTTGGTCGGGATCAATCAGTATTCTCCGGAGGTCTACGATCGCTCGGTGGCCAAGGCGGCCCTGAGCGGCTGCTTGACGGATGTGGAGATGCAGAAGGATCTGCTGTGTTCGCGGTTCGGCTTTTTGCCGGCGGATGTTTTGACGCTGACAAATCAGCAGGCGACCCGCGCCAATATCGAAGCGGCGTTTTTGTCCCACTTGACGGAGCAAGCTCGGCCGGGAGATGTGGTGCTTTTCCACTTCAGCGGCTATGGCGGCCAGGTGCGGCTGGTGGAGTCTTTGGCGGAGGCGATCGCCCCGGCGGAGAGCTCTGACGATGGCCTCGATGGCCGCCTGCAAATGAGCTTGGTTCCCTACGATGGCCTGCTGCCAGCAGCGGCGTTGCCGGTGGTCAATGATTTGACGGAGGAAACGCTGCTGCTGCTGCTGCGATCGCTCTCGACCCAGCAGGTGGTGACGGTGCTAGACACCGGCTACCGGGCCCATACGTCGGGACTGCTGGGGAACTTCCGGGTGCGGGCGCGCTCCCAGGTGATCCAGGGCTATCTCGGTCCAGAGGCGATCGCCTTCCAAGACTCCCTCCTGTCACAGCTAAAATCTTCGCGGGACCAAACCCGCGTTCGTCGTTTATTTGGTCAGCTGCCGGGCGTGGTGCTGTCGGCGGCCAGTCCCCCCACGGCGGTGAGCAGTGGTCCTTTGAGCGCCCGCCCGCTGAATCAGGCGATCGCCTTTGAAGGTCAGTGGGACGGCTTCTCGGCAGGCCTGTTTACCTATGCGCTGACCCAGCGACTGTGGTGGTCCACGCCCGCCACGACGCTCCAAGTGAGCCTGGCCCACACTGCGGAAACCCTCGAGTACTGGCTTGGCCAGACGCCCCCCCTCCAAATCAGTGGTCAGCAAGATCGCACCGTTGCGCCGCTTCCCTACGGTTCGCCCCAGCCTGCCACGGGAGCAGATGGCGTGGTGGTCGCGGTGGAAGAAGACGCCAAAGCCGGTCAAGTTTGGTTGGGGGGAGTGCCCGGCGCTGTGATTGAGCACTATGGGGTAGGCTCTCTTGTGAGCCTGGTGTCTGAGGAGCCGACGGACGCTCTGGCGCCGCTGCCAGCCAAGTCGCAACTTTTGCAGGTGCAGTCCCGCAGCGGCCTTAAGGCAAAAGTTCGCTGCCTGGAGGCGCGCTCGGAGCAGCCGCTCCAGGCGGGACAAATGATTCACGAAACCGTGCGGGTCTTGCCGCGCCAGGTCAACCTGGTGGTGGCCATGGATGCCAACCTGGAGCGCATTGAGCGCGTAGACGCCACCAGCGCCTTTTCGGCCATGCCCCACACCACCTCGGTCAACGCGGGGGAGCAGCCAGCAGATTGCCTGTTTGGCTGCCTGGCCCCCCCGCCAAGCGCAAGCAAAGATGTAGCCCGCTTGGGCGCTACGCCAGCGGGCGGCTACGGCCTGCTGTCTCTGGGCCGAGTGCCCATCCCCGGCACGGTGGGAGAAGGGGGAGAAGCGGTCAAGACGGCGGTCCAGCGCTTGCGGCCCAATCTGCGATCGCTCTTGGCGGCGAAGCTGCTGCGCATGACCTGCAATGAAGGCTCATCGCGCCTCGGGGTGCAGGCGTCCCTCGAAATTGTGACGCCGGGACCGCAGCTCTTGGCCACGCAGACACCGCGGCGATCGCCCTGGTCCCTTCCTCCGGCCAAAACCCTGTCCGAAGCGGGGCCTGCCATGCCCGTGGTGGCTGCCGGAAGTCGGCTCCAGTTCCGCATCTTGAACTTCAGCGATCGCCCCGTGCACTACCTCCTGCTCCTCTTCGACAGCAGCGGGAGTCCTCTGGTCCTCTACTCGCCCTTTGTCCCGGTCGACCCGAGTAACGGCCAGCCCCGGCGCACCCTCAATGACGACCAGATTGCCCCCGGCGAAACCATCGTCCTGCCCCAGCCCACTGGGAAATTTGAGTGGATTGTGGATGGGCCTGTGGGCGTTGCCCAGACCTACCTGGTGTGCAGTCGCCAGCCCTTCACCCAAACGCTGACGGTCCTAGAAGGCCGCATGCGATCGCGCGGGGACCTCCAGCGCTTTGACACGCCGGACAATCCCCTCGAAATCGCTCAAGCCCTCATCGAAGACCTGCATCAGGCCAGCGCCCCCACGGCCCAGTCCCTGGGCGTCGAAACCGACGGCTACGCCCTCGACGTGAATCAGTGGGCCACCCTCGGCTTCGTTTATCAAGTTGTCTAA
- a CDS encoding MAPEG family protein, translating to MLDSQFLWPELVTTLALVMYFVVTINVGRARFKYKVPVPQTTGEPNFERYFRVQQNTLEQIVLFLPALWLFALVLNPVWAAGFGAAWVAGRVLYAWGYYQAAEKRGPGFALSSLSVMALLLGSLGKIVWLLIQGA from the coding sequence ATGCTAGATTCTCAATTTCTCTGGCCGGAACTGGTCACCACCCTGGCGCTGGTGATGTATTTCGTTGTGACGATCAATGTCGGCCGCGCCCGGTTCAAGTACAAAGTGCCGGTGCCCCAAACCACCGGTGAGCCGAACTTTGAGCGCTATTTTCGGGTCCAGCAAAATACCCTCGAGCAGATCGTGCTCTTCTTGCCAGCGCTGTGGCTGTTTGCTCTGGTGCTCAACCCGGTTTGGGCGGCGGGCTTCGGCGCAGCCTGGGTGGCGGGCCGAGTCCTCTACGCGTGGGGCTACTACCAAGCCGCCGAGAAGCGCGGCCCGGGCTTTGCCCTGAGCTCCTTGAGCGTGATGGCGCTGCTGCTTGGGTCCCTCGGCAAGATTGTTTGGCTGCTGATCCAGGGCGCTTAG
- a CDS encoding acetolactate synthase large subunit — MDPQNGQVNTAELLIQCLENEGVRYIFGLPGEENLQVLAALESSSIQFITTRHEQGAAFMADVYGRLTGRAGVCLSTLGPGATNLMTGVADANLDGAPLVAITGQVGTDRMHIESHQYLDLVAMFGPVTKWSSQIVRPSITPELVRRAFKRAETEKPGAVHIDLPENIAAMPVTGKPLKRDTKEKTYASYHSVNEAAAVISRATNPLILVGNGAIRGHASEALTEFATQLNIPVANTFMGKGVIPYTHPLALWTVGLQQRDYISCGFDRTDLVIAVGYDLIEYSPKRWNPDGSIPIVHIGSSPAEVDSSYIPVLEVVGDIPDALTEILRRADRQGKPDPYAIGLRADIRADYEQYSQDDSFPLRPQKLIYDLRQVMGPEDIAISDVGAHKMWMARHYHCDRPNTCIISNGFAAMGIAIPGAIAAKLIYPDRKVVAVTGDGGFMMNCQELETALRVGTPFVTLIFNDGGYGLIEWKQQNQFKRSAFVHFSNPDFVKFAESMGLKGYRVEAASDLIPMLKDALAQEVPAVIDIPVDYRENLLFSQKSGDLHCAM; from the coding sequence ATGGACCCCCAAAACGGTCAAGTCAATACCGCCGAACTGCTGATTCAGTGTCTCGAAAATGAAGGGGTGCGCTACATCTTCGGCCTACCGGGCGAAGAAAATCTGCAGGTTCTAGCCGCCCTCGAGTCTTCCTCGATCCAGTTCATCACCACCCGCCACGAGCAGGGGGCCGCCTTCATGGCCGACGTCTACGGTCGCCTCACCGGCCGAGCGGGCGTCTGCCTGTCCACCCTGGGGCCTGGGGCCACCAACCTGATGACCGGCGTGGCCGACGCCAACCTCGACGGCGCGCCCCTGGTTGCGATCACAGGACAAGTAGGCACCGATCGCATGCACATCGAGTCCCACCAGTACCTGGATTTGGTGGCGATGTTCGGGCCAGTGACCAAGTGGAGTAGCCAGATCGTGCGCCCCAGCATCACGCCGGAGCTGGTGCGGCGCGCTTTCAAGCGGGCGGAAACCGAGAAGCCCGGCGCCGTCCACATCGACCTGCCCGAAAACATCGCTGCCATGCCCGTGACCGGCAAGCCCCTCAAACGGGACACCAAGGAAAAGACCTACGCCTCCTATCACAGCGTCAACGAAGCGGCGGCGGTGATCTCCCGCGCGACCAACCCGCTGATCTTGGTGGGCAACGGGGCCATTCGGGGCCATGCCAGCGAGGCGCTGACGGAGTTTGCGACCCAGCTGAATATCCCGGTGGCCAATACCTTCATGGGCAAAGGGGTGATTCCCTATACCCATCCGCTGGCCCTGTGGACCGTCGGCCTCCAGCAGCGGGACTACATTAGCTGCGGCTTCGATCGCACGGATCTGGTGATCGCCGTGGGCTACGACCTGATCGAGTATTCGCCGAAGCGCTGGAATCCGGACGGCTCGATTCCCATCGTGCACATCGGCAGCAGCCCGGCGGAAGTGGACAGCAGCTACATTCCGGTGTTGGAGGTGGTGGGAGATATTCCTGACGCCCTGACGGAGATCTTGCGCCGGGCCGATCGCCAGGGCAAGCCGGATCCCTACGCCATTGGGCTGCGGGCAGATATTCGAGCGGACTACGAGCAGTACTCCCAGGATGACAGCTTCCCGCTGCGGCCCCAAAAGCTGATCTACGATCTGCGGCAGGTGATGGGGCCGGAGGACATCGCGATTTCGGATGTGGGGGCGCACAAGATGTGGATGGCGCGCCACTACCACTGCGATCGCCCCAATACCTGCATTATTTCCAATGGCTTTGCGGCGATGGGGATCGCCATTCCCGGGGCGATCGCCGCTAAGCTCATCTATCCCGATCGCAAGGTCGTTGCGGTGACGGGAGACGGCGGCTTCATGATGAACTGCCAAGAGCTAGAGACGGCGCTCCGCGTGGGAACGCCCTTCGTCACGCTGATTTTCAATGATGGCGGCTACGGCCTGATCGAGTGGAAGCAGCAAAATCAGTTCAAGCGATCGGCTTTTGTGCATTTCAGCAACCCCGACTTTGTGAAATTCGCTGAGAGTATGGGCCTCAAGGGCTACCGCGTAGAGGCAGCCTCAGACCTCATCCCCATGCTCAAGGACGCCTTAGCCCAGGAGGTTCCCGCCGTGATCGACATTCCTGTCGACTACCGCGAGAATTTACTCTTCAGCCAAAAATCCGGCGATCTGCACTGCGCCATGTAG
- a CDS encoding NAD-dependent succinate-semialdehyde dehydrogenase has protein sequence MGIASINPATGETIQTFEPLSDQTLDAKLAQAWECFLRYRKTSLEQRSQWLSQAAENLEAHKDAYGRIMTLEMGKPLKAAIAEVEKCAWVCRYYAEHAAEFLADVAVSSDASESFVRYQPIGPVLAVMPWNFPFWQVFRFAAPALMAGNVGLLKHASNVPQCALAIEHIFQEAGFPAGAFQSLLIEGSRIADLMADERIKAATLTGSEPAGASLAAAAGKHIKKTVLELGGSDPFVVMESADVEAAVTTAVTARMLNNGQSCIAAKRFIVARAIAPAFRQRMVEKFQALRVGDPLLPDTNIGPLATPDILADLHRQVQECVAQGAKVLVGGEPLSDRPGNFYPPTLLAEIPPGTPADTEEFFGPVALLFEVEDLDEAIALANHPTLGLGASAWTQIPAERDRLINELEAGCVFINGLVKSDPRLPFGGTKHSGYGRELSREGILEFVNIKTVWIK, from the coding sequence ATGGGAATTGCGAGCATTAACCCCGCCACCGGGGAAACCATCCAGACCTTCGAACCCCTCAGCGATCAAACCCTCGACGCAAAGCTAGCCCAGGCTTGGGAATGCTTTTTGCGCTACCGCAAGACGTCGCTGGAGCAGCGATCGCAGTGGCTCAGTCAAGCAGCCGAAAACCTGGAGGCCCACAAAGACGCCTATGGTCGCATCATGACCCTAGAAATGGGCAAGCCGCTCAAAGCGGCGATCGCCGAGGTCGAAAAATGCGCCTGGGTTTGCCGCTACTACGCCGAGCACGCCGCCGAGTTTTTGGCTGATGTGGCCGTGAGCAGCGACGCCAGCGAGAGTTTTGTGCGCTATCAGCCCATCGGCCCAGTTTTGGCCGTCATGCCGTGGAATTTTCCGTTTTGGCAGGTGTTTCGCTTCGCGGCGCCAGCCCTGATGGCGGGCAACGTGGGCCTGCTCAAGCACGCGTCGAATGTGCCCCAGTGCGCCCTCGCCATCGAACATATTTTCCAGGAAGCGGGGTTTCCGGCGGGGGCCTTCCAGAGTCTGCTGATCGAGGGCAGCCGGATTGCCGACCTGATGGCGGACGAGCGGATCAAGGCCGCCACCCTTACCGGCAGCGAACCCGCAGGGGCCAGTCTGGCCGCCGCCGCTGGCAAACACATCAAGAAAACGGTCTTAGAGCTCGGCGGTAGCGATCCTTTTGTGGTGATGGAGAGTGCCGACGTGGAAGCCGCTGTGACCACGGCAGTGACCGCCCGCATGCTCAACAACGGTCAGTCCTGCATTGCGGCCAAGCGGTTTATCGTGGCGCGGGCGATCGCCCCGGCTTTTCGTCAGCGCATGGTCGAAAAGTTCCAGGCCCTGCGGGTGGGCGATCCGCTGCTGCCCGACACTAATATTGGGCCGTTGGCCACGCCGGATATTCTGGCCGATCTCCATCGGCAGGTGCAGGAGTGCGTCGCCCAAGGGGCCAAGGTGCTGGTGGGCGGCGAACCCCTCAGCGATCGCCCGGGCAACTTTTATCCGCCGACGCTCCTGGCCGAGATTCCGCCCGGCACCCCCGCCGACACGGAGGAATTCTTTGGTCCGGTGGCGCTGCTGTTTGAGGTGGAAGATCTCGATGAGGCGATCGCCCTCGCCAACCATCCCACCCTCGGCCTGGGAGCCAGCGCCTGGACCCAGATTCCCGCCGAGCGCGATCGCCTAATTAACGAGCTAGAAGCGGGGTGTGTCTTTATCAACGGCCTCGTCAAATCGGACCCGCGTCTCCCCTTTGGCGGCACCAAGCACTCCGGCTATGGCCGCGAGCTCAGCCGCGAAGGAATTTTAGAATTTGTCAATATCAAGACGGTTTGGATCAAATAG
- the aroF gene encoding 3-deoxy-7-phosphoheptulonate synthase, whose translation MKDAKLTAKTQQQTRSQIALSDTVTIGGRDLVIVGGPCAVESLAQMEAVAEALAVAPVQGIRGGVYKPRTSPYAFQGMGQEGLEILDTIRRRYQVPVVTEVMAIAQIEAVAAHADVLQIGSRNMQNFDLLKALGTVDKPVILKRGLAATLEEFVMAAEYILSHGNSQVILCERGIRSFDPYTRNVLDLGAVVALKQITHLPVMVDPSHAAGKRELVADLARGAVACGADGLLIECHPEPEKSVSDARQALSLEDMVDLVHSLRPVAAAVGRGIAAVTASQPSLTIPQYV comes from the coding sequence ATGAAAGACGCTAAATTGACCGCCAAAACGCAGCAGCAAACCCGCAGCCAAATTGCTTTATCGGACACCGTCACCATCGGTGGCCGCGACCTAGTGATTGTTGGTGGCCCCTGCGCCGTAGAGAGCCTCGCCCAGATGGAAGCCGTCGCCGAAGCGCTAGCAGTAGCGCCGGTGCAGGGCATTCGGGGAGGGGTCTACAAGCCCCGCACCTCGCCCTACGCGTTCCAGGGGATGGGCCAAGAAGGCTTAGAAATTCTCGATACGATTCGGCGGCGCTACCAGGTGCCGGTGGTGACCGAGGTGATGGCGATCGCCCAAATCGAGGCCGTCGCAGCCCACGCCGACGTGCTCCAGATCGGCAGTCGCAACATGCAGAACTTCGATTTGCTCAAGGCGCTAGGCACCGTGGATAAGCCCGTGATCCTCAAGCGGGGCCTCGCCGCCACCCTCGAAGAATTCGTCATGGCGGCGGAGTACATCCTCAGCCACGGCAATTCCCAGGTCATCCTGTGTGAGCGCGGCATTCGCAGCTTCGATCCCTACACGCGCAATGTGCTGGACCTGGGCGCGGTGGTAGCCCTCAAGCAAATCACGCACCTGCCTGTGATGGTGGATCCGAGCCACGCAGCCGGCAAGCGGGAGCTAGTGGCCGATCTGGCGCGGGGTGCGGTGGCCTGCGGAGCGGATGGGCTGCTGATCGAGTGTCATCCGGAGCCCGAGAAATCGGTTTCCGACGCGCGCCAAGCCCTCTCCCTGGAGGACATGGTGGACCTGGTACACAGCCTGCGTCCCGTCGCGGCTGCGGTGGGTCGAGGCATCGCAGCGGTGACGGCTAGCCAGCCATCGCTGACGATTCCCCAGTACGTCTAG
- a CDS encoding DUF4349 domain-containing protein, with protein sequence MGVSNDSPILVYRAANPVNPGRIKMRMSRTSSRILLVLLVGSTLLAGCSAQKAESVDDGSLLQQVILPDAPANMAERAPTIASAPQQPVGAIASVTAPKPQLIRRANLSLVVTDLQATVQQVTNLVRQQSGDVLQLQEDAAGGDRPRPSVQMAVRVPQAKLDSILEALSGLGTVEQRSVVAEDVSTQLIDLDARLRNQKRTEAQLLEILDRSGSVGDVLKVTQELSKTRESIEQIEAQLKYLRTQVAFSNIQLSLSQSPSSAPPTQPVSTELRDAWNQSTYALGEFTTNLMQLGIWLLVYSPYWLIAVVILWATRLRRRSHQRAIASSAATPPRDS encoded by the coding sequence ATGGGGGTATCGAATGATTCCCCCATTCTCGTTTATCGGGCCGCCAATCCCGTCAATCCTGGCCGGATCAAGATGCGCATGTCTCGCACTTCTTCAAGAATTTTGCTGGTTTTGCTGGTTGGCAGCACGCTACTGGCAGGCTGTAGTGCCCAGAAGGCTGAGTCCGTCGATGACGGCTCTCTTTTGCAACAGGTGATCCTGCCTGATGCACCGGCCAATATGGCTGAAAGAGCCCCCACCATAGCCTCAGCGCCGCAGCAACCGGTGGGGGCGATCGCCTCCGTCACAGCACCCAAGCCTCAACTGATTCGGCGAGCCAATCTGAGCCTGGTGGTTACAGATCTCCAGGCCACCGTACAGCAGGTGACTAACCTGGTGCGGCAGCAAAGTGGGGACGTGTTGCAGCTCCAAGAAGATGCAGCGGGAGGCGATCGCCCTCGGCCCAGCGTTCAGATGGCAGTGCGCGTTCCCCAAGCCAAGCTGGACAGCATCCTCGAAGCTCTGAGCGGCCTGGGCACCGTCGAGCAGCGCAGCGTCGTTGCAGAAGATGTCTCGACCCAGCTAATTGACCTAGATGCACGGCTGCGCAACCAGAAGCGCACCGAAGCGCAGCTCCTCGAAATCCTCGATCGCTCGGGCTCCGTGGGAGACGTCCTAAAAGTCACCCAAGAGCTCAGCAAAACGCGAGAAAGCATTGAGCAAATCGAGGCCCAGCTCAAGTACTTGCGCACTCAGGTGGCTTTCTCAAACATTCAGCTCAGCCTCAGCCAGTCTCCGAGCAGCGCCCCCCCAACCCAGCCTGTCTCTACGGAACTGCGAGACGCCTGGAACCAGTCCACTTACGCCCTGGGTGAGTTCACCACTAACTTGATGCAGCTGGGTATCTGGCTGCTGGTATACAGCCCCTACTGGCTGATCGCGGTGGTTATTCTTTGGGCTACGCGTCTGCGCCGCCGCAGCCACCAGCGGGCGATCGCCTCCAGCGCTGCTACTCCTCCTAGGGACTCTTGA